In Opisthocomus hoazin isolate bOpiHoa1 chromosome 14, bOpiHoa1.hap1, whole genome shotgun sequence, the following proteins share a genomic window:
- the LOC104338515 gene encoding protein shisa-1 gives MARGARWALVLLLALRCGPGQAGEFCHGWAGGPQRWHRGFQCPERSDGPGATLCCGTCRLRYCCAARQARLDQGRCPGDRPQPSPGPPAPVPVYLPFLLVGSVFVAFVVGGACVGICCCKCLNSQDEGQQSGLAPGQTWLLEPDLPSRLSSSSSATRSSLSSAPQTSNICVTLAPFLPTTGLAEDARFLSPPPTSGQLLQPSRANHRPPTDHTAIMAPASFPKRTMYGRSANAPPLGVTQGDHMMYSGARV, from the exons ATGGCGAGGGGGGCTCGCTGGGCCCTGGTGCTGCTGTTGGCCCTGCGCTGCGGCCCCGGGCAGGCCGGGGAGTTCTGCCACGGCTGGGCGGGCGGCCCGCAGCGCTGGCACCGCGGCTTCCAGTGCCCCGAGCGCTCCGATGGCCCCGGGGCCACGCTGTGCTGCGGGACCTGCCGCCTGCGCTACTGCTGCGCGGCCCGCCAGGCCCGCCTGGACCAGGGCCGCTGTCCCGGCGaccgcccgcagcccagccccgggcctCCTGCCCCAG TGCCCGTGTACCTGCCGTTCCTTCTCGTTGGGTCCGTATTTGTGGCGTTTGTTGTTGGCGGCGCCTGTGTTGGAATCTGCTGCTGCAAATGCTTAAACTCCCAGGATGAGGGGCAGCAAAGCGGACTTGCACCTGGCCAGACCTGGCTGCTAGAACCCGATCTGCCTTCTCGCCTCTCCAGTTCCAGTTCTGCCACCAGAAGCTCACTGAGTAGTGCTCCTCAGACCAGCAACATCTGCGTGACTCTAGCTCCATTCCTTCCGACTACGGGGTTGGCCGAAGACGCTCGGTTCTTAAGTCCCCCACCTACCAGTGGGCAACTCTTGCAGCCTTCGCGTGCTAACCACAGACCACCAACTGATCACACCGCAATAATGGCTCCAGCGTCTTTCCCTAAAAGAACAATGTATGGACGCAGTGCGAACGCACCCCCTCTCGGGGTAACACAGGGGGACCACATGATGTACTCGGGAGCTCGCGTCTGA